The following proteins come from a genomic window of Montipora foliosa isolate CH-2021 chromosome 2, ASM3666993v2, whole genome shotgun sequence:
- the LOC137993023 gene encoding uncharacterized protein translates to MATGPEYTDEQLNYFRICFITTDVITEGLRTIFKQEWDNRYKATALGEWKDVPRNGLDFKNQESPRNQRRNAGLLATMVNGNRAEWDCTMLFYAILYSDCIGGGLNAVVRSNVDHLRNSRNQDFAHLPQGHVKESEFQTAVGKILVAFQALGLSDLKIQETRNQMSFPTGELVKVLQEVNNLKDELKEKEQELKEKGETLKETEQHRKVLQKQLQKEAPSAFCILPPKPSHDVAERDHDLAKIAQHLKQLKETNESRLTSLYISGNPGSGKSQLAGLVAKKLFDEKKQIAGESTFVMTLNAHGLDSLLESYVSFARLLKCSEYAVTNTVNDKDLKTEGKIANIQSLIRTKVEIYSSWLLVVDNVVNLIEMNPHLPETGDTHWCKGQLLITSQDTAAIPSENSFINHISVSKGMMPSDAISLLASLSGIADGETEEEVARALDYQPLALASAAIFVKQVREASSNFDWKGYLEKLNEGKRANTEAFLAMTNQTYPISMTTAISLAVDNAMSSDKVLYHAFSFISLCGQQPLNLDLVITYILNAENKSGRSGLDEFVDEDIIGLRIRKSSLLLLEEEESGVHVQVHQIVKNVIQTRIKKYSQAQYFEIIHWGITSFNQFIDKKNLDEVDSISESFHLVPHLKCLITEIESVFNVDDLREVMKNTNLSVKYYPNYFVRFSTICAHHCDFGRAKSICNLALKLIQHGSLFGAEHSAAVYSKLGRVHHESGEFQEAKLYHDISLKIRLQDSESHVENSYNDLACVLLSQGDMEQARKYYECALAIRLKKLGSQHIDVALSYINMGVLFRLQGNLEIAKEYYERALVILLQNQETHQIDQAITYNNLAIVLHSQGHLKQAKEYCEHALAIGFQKLGSQHYGVAIGYNTLGAVLRDQGDLERAKEYHERALAIRIENLGPQHIDVASTYNNIGAVLRDQGDLKQAKEYLQRALAIQEEKLGSEHIDVASSYNNMGTVLHDQGDLKQAKEYIQRALAIQEEKLGSEHIDVASSYNNMGTVLRAQGDLEQAKEYHERALAIQTKELGSEHILVATSYNNIGLVLSDQGDLEQANKYHERALAILLQELGSEHIDVATNYNNIGNLLCDQGDLEQGKEYLEHALAIRLKILGSEHIHVASSYNNIGTVLRRQGDLGQAKEYHKHALTIQIVKLGSQHIHVADSYNNLGVVLRDQGELEHAKKYFDRALSIYLIRLGPQHSRVTTVQRRLAGLQNCQVQ, encoded by the coding sequence ATGGCCACTGGACCGGAATACACTGACGAGCAACTGAATTACTTCAGGATCTGCTTTATCACTACTGATGTCATAACTGAGGGCCTGCGAACAATCTTCAAACAAGAATGGGACAACCGCTACAAGGCCACCGCTTTGGGAGAATGGAAAGATGTGCCCCGAAATGGACTGGACTTCAAAAACCAAGAGTCGCCCAGAAACCAAAGAAGAAACGCGGGTCTTTTGGCAACCATGGTGAACGGAAATAGAGCAGAATGGGACTGCACCATGCTCTTTTACGCTATACTTTACTCGGACTGTATTGGAGGAGGCCTAAACGCAGTAGTCCGATCAAATGTGGATCATTTGAGAAATTCTCGTAATCAAGACTTCGCTCATTTGCCACAGGGCCATGTCAAGGAGTCAGAGTTTCAGACTGCTGTAGGAAAAATTTTAGTTGCCTTTCAAGCACTTGGCCTCTCCGATCTGAAGATTCAAGAAACCAGAAATCAAATGAGTTTTCCGACAGGCGAGTTAGTAAAGGTCTTGCAAGAAGTCAACAACCTAAAAGACgaactgaaagaaaaagaacaggaacttaaagaaaaaggtgaaacCCTTAAGGAAACAGAACAGCATCGAAAGGTCCTTCAAAAGCAGTTACAAAAGGAAGCTCCTTCGGCATTTTGCATTCTCCCACCAAAGCCATCGCACGACGTTGCCGAACGAGATCATGATTTGGCTAAAATAGCTCAACACTTAAAGCAACTGAAAGAAACCAACGAGAGCCGATTAACTTCCCTGTACATCTCAGGAAACCCTGGAAGCGGCAAATCTCAATTAGCTGGTCTTGTCGCAAAGAAAttatttgatgaaaaaaaacaaatcgcgGGAGAGAGTACATTTGTGATGACTCTAAATGCGCACGGTCTTGATTCTCTCTTAGAATCCTACGTATCGTTTGCTCGTCTTCTAAAGTGTTCAGAGTACGCTGTCACAAATACTGTAAACGACAAAGATCTGAAGACGGAGGGGAAGATCGCCAACATACAGTCGTTAATTCGTACCAAAGTTGAGATTTACTCGTCGTGGCTATTGGTGGTTGACAATGTCGTCAACTTAATTGAAATGAATCCTCACTTGCCAGAGACCGGAGACACGCACTGGTGTAAAGGTCAGCTGCTGATCACATCGCAAGACACCGCTGCTATTCCTTCAGAAAACTCTTTCATCAATCACATCTCTGTGAGCAAGGGCATGATGCCATCCGACGCCATTTCCTTATTAGCCTCCCTCTCCGGCATCGCTGACGGTGAGACTGAAGAAGAAGTTGCTCGAGCGTTAGATTACCAACCCCTTGCCTTAGCAAGCGCCGCTATCTTTGTCAAACAAGTTCGGGAAGCATCCTCGAATTTTGACTGGAAAGGCTACCTCGAAAAACTTAACGAGGGTAAGCGTGCTAACACTGAGGCCTTTCTTGCCATGACAAACCAAACCTACCCAATATCTATGACCACCGCGATTTCATTGGCCGTGGACAATGCGATGTCATCTGACAAGGTTTTGTATCACGCATTCAGTTTCATTTCTCTCTGTGGTCAGCAACCATTAAACCTTGACCTTGTAATCACGTACATCCTGAATGCCGAGAACAAAAGCGGTAGGAGCGGATTAGATGAATTTGTGGACGAAGATATCATTGGTTTGAGGATTCGAAAAAGCTCGTTGCTGTTACTTGAAGAGGAAGAGAGTGGCGTCCACGTTCAAGTACATCAAATTGTGAAAAATGTCATCCAAACTAGAATCAAAAAGTATTCGCAGgctcaatattttgaaatcattCATTGGGGTATTACATCATTTAATCAGTTTATAGATAAGAAAAATCTTGATGAAGTAGACTCCATTTCTGAAAGCTTTCATCTGGTACCTCATTTGAAGTGCCTAATAACAGAAATTGAAAGTGTATTCAATGTAGATGACTTACGTGAAGTCATGAAAAATACCAATTTAAGCGTGAAATATTATCCTAATTATTTCGTTAGGTTTAGCACTATTTGTGCTCACCATTGCGACTTTGGTAGAGCCAAAAGCATTTGCAATTTAGCGCTAAAATTAATTCAGCACGGCAGTTTATTCGGTGCGGAACATTCCGCCGCAGTCTATTCTAAATTAGGCCGTGTCCATCACGAGAGCGGTGAGTTTCAAGAAGCAAAGCTTTATCATGACATTTCCCTTAAAATTCGGCTACAAGACAGCGAATCTCATGTCGAGAACTCGTACAATGACTTGGCTTGTGTACTCCTTAGTCAAGGTGACATGGAGCAAGCAAGGAAGTATTATGAGTGCGCTCTAGCTATTCGCCTAAAAAAGCtgggatctcagcatatcgatgttgCATTGAGTTACATCAACATGGGCGTGTTATTCCGTCTACAAGGTAACCTGGAGATAGCAAAGGAGTATTATGAGCGCGCTCTTGTTATTCTGCTACAAAATCAGGAAACCCATCAAATCGATCAAGCAATCACTTATAATAACTTAGCCATCGTACTCCATTCCCAAGGTCACCTGAAGCAAGCAAAGGAGTATTGTGAGCACGCTCTTGCTATAGGTTTTCAAAAGTTGGGGTCTCAACATTATGGTGTCGCAATTGGTTACAATACCTTAGGGGCTGTACTCCGTGACCAAGGTGACCTGGAGCGAGCAAAGGAGTATCATGAgcgcgctcttgctatacgCATAGAAAATTTGGGacctcagcatatcgatgtcgcatcCACTTACAACAACATAGGCGCTGTACTCCGTGACCAAGGTGACCTAAAGCAAGCAAAAGAGTACCTtcagcgtgctcttgctattcaaGAAGAAAAGCTGGGATCtgagcatatcgatgtcgcatcCAGTTACAACAACATGGGCACTGTACTCCATGACCAAGGTGACCTAAAGCAAGCAAAAGAGTACATtcagcgtgctcttgctattcaaGAAGAAAAGCTGGGATCtgagcatatcgatgtcgcatcCAGTTACAACAATATGGGCACTGTACTCCGTgcccaaggtgacctggaacaagcaaaggaGTATCATGAGCGCGCTCTTGCCATACAGACAAAAGAGCTGGGGTCTGAGCATATCCTTGTCGCaaccagttacaacaacataggCCTTGTACTCAGTGACCAAGGTGACCTGGAGCAAGCAAATAAGTATCATGAGCGCGCTCTTGCTATTTTGCTACAAGAGCTGGGATCtgagcatatcgatgtcgcaaccAATTACAACAACATAGGCAATTTACTCTGTGACCAAGGTGACCTGGAGCAAGGAAA